The sequence TTGCAGTTATTATTTATTTCAGCGCCTTTGCTCTTATGGTAAAGATCATTCTTTCTAAAATTCACAGGCAGAAAGGCGAAAAAGCAGAAGCAGCTAAGGAAGGAGGAACGAAATCATGAGCGTAATTTATTTTATTTTTCAGCAGACCATGTATTTCATGATTCCTCTCATGATCGTAGCTTTGGGAGCCATGTTCTCTGAGCGAAGCGGAATCATCAACATTGCTTTGGAAGGAATCATGACCATGGGAGCCTTTACAGGAATCCTGTTTATTCATTTTACAGGCGGCTCCATGAACGGGCAGCTTCAGCTCATTATTGCGGTGTTAATCTCCATGGCAACGGGTATGGTATTTTCCCTGTTCCACGCCTACGCTTCCATTAACATGAAGTCCAATCAGGTAATCAGCGGTACGGCATTAAACATGTTCGCCCCCGCATTTGCCATCTTCGTGGCCCGTGTTATTCAGGGAGTACAGCAGGTTCAGTTTAGCAACACCTTCCGAATTTCATCCGTTCCGTTATTGGGTAAGATTCCGTTTTTCGGTCCTCTCCTGTTCCAGAACGCTTATATCACCACTTATATAGGCATTGCAATCTTTTTGCTTTCAACCATTGTTCTTTATAAAACCCGGTTTGGTTTAAGGCTCCGGTCCTGCGGAGAGCATCCCCAGGCAGCCGATTCCGCCGGTATTAATGTATACCGGATGCAGTATGCAGGCGTAATGATCTCCGGCGCCCTTGGCGGACTTGGAGGACTGGTCTTTGTAGTTCCCACCTCCACCAACTTTAACGCAGACGTAGCCGGTTACGGTTTCCTGGCTCTGGCTGTATTGATCTTCGGCCAGTGGAAGCCGGTCAATATCATGTTTGCCTCCCTTTTCTTCGGACTCATGAAGGCTATCGCATCAGCCTATTCCGGAATTCCATTCCTAAGTGCAATGGGCATTCCAAGTTACTTCTATAAGATGGTGCCTTATATTATTACCTTGATTGTGCTGATCTTCACTTCCAGAAACTCTCAAGCTCCTAAGGCAGAGGGTATTCCTTATGATAAGGGGCAGAGGTAGAGATTAAAGATAGAGGTAAGAGACAGAGATAAAAGATAGAAATAAGAGACAGATAAAAAAAGAAGGAGAAAGAGGCATTTGCCTCTTTCTCCTTCTTTTTTATTTTATGAACTGATGCCTGCTAAATAAACAGGACCATGTTTAGAAACGGAACTTATCCTCAAAGTAGCTCTTCAGCTCTGCAATAGGAACTCTTACCTGCTCCATGGTATCACGGTCACGGACGGTTACGGCGAAATCTTCTTCTGAATCAAAATCATAAGTAACGCAGAATGGAGTACCGATCTCATCCTGTCTTCTATAACGCTTTCCGATGTTGCCTCTGTCGTCGAATTCACAGTTATAATATTTGCAAAGCTCTTCATATACCTTTTCTGCGCCTTCATTCAGCTTCTTGGAAAGAGGCAGAACGCCGATCTTAACAGGTGCAATGGCAGGGTGGAAATGAAGCACTGTACGTACATCTCCTTCTGCGATCTCCTCTTCATCGTATGCAGCACAAAGGAATGCAAGGGTCACACGGTCAGCTCCTAAAGACGGCTCTACTACATAGGGAATATACCGCTCTTTCTTTTCGTCGTCAAAATATGTCATATCCTGTCCGGACGTATTCTGGTGCTGGTTTAAGTCGTAATCGGTTCTGTCTGCAATTCCCCACAACTCGCCCCATCCGAATGGGAACAGGAATTCAATATCAGAGGTTGCCTTACTGTAGAAAGAAAGTTCTTCTTTCTCATGATCCCTGACACGCATCTCGTCTTCTTTGATTCCCAGGGTCTGCAGCCAGTTGATGCAGAATTCTTTCCAGTATGCAAACCATTCAAGATCTGTATCCGGCTCACAGAAAAACTCCAGCTCCATTTGCTCAAATTCTCTGGTACGGAAAGTGAAGTTTCCTGGAGTGATCTCGTTACGGAAGGATTTACCTACCTGTCCGATACCGAATGGTATCTTCTTACGGGAGGTTCTCTGTACGTTTTTGAAGTTTACGAAAATACCCTGTGCTGTCTCTGGTCTTAAGTATACGGTATTTTTGGCATCTTCTGTTACTCCCTGGAAGGTTTTGAACATCAGGTTAAACTGACGGATATCTGTGAAATCATGCTTGCCGCAGCTTGGGCAGCAGATGTTTTTCTCATCAATATAGCTTTTCATCTCTTCCTGGGACCAGGCATCAACAGAGCTTTCGATGGTGATATTATTCTCAGCCATGTAATCTTCTATCAGTTTATCTGCACGGAAACGCTCCTTACATGCCTTGCAGTCCATCAGCGGGTCGGAAAAGCCGCCTAAATGTCCGGAAGCAACCCAGGTCTGGGAGTTCATCAGGATGGCACAGTCTACGCCTACGTTGTATGGGCTTTCCTGAATAAATTTCTGCCACCATGCTTTTTTTACATTGTTCTTCAGTTCTACGCCTAAGTTGCCGTAATCCCAGGTATTTGCAAGGCCGCCGTAAATTTCGGAGCCAGGATATACAAATCCTCTTGATTTTGCAAGTCCCACAATCTTTTCCATTGTCTTTTCCATGATCTTAACCTCTCTTATTTAAAAATGATGTAATTTTTCCCTTTTGCTGTCTGTACGGTATAGCGATCTTTTATAACTGCATTCTTAGAAACAAATAAAAGCCTTCCCTGGGTTTGTATTGTCACCGGGCTGGGTGTCTCCACAACGATGGCAAAGCTATCCCCTTTGTTGGACAAAGCTTTTTTTTCTGCTGGTTTTCCATCAGAGGCTTTTACAAATGCCACTCCTTCTGACTCGCTCTGTCGCAGTACTTCGGACAAACGGGTCACAGTGATGGAATCCACCTGGTTTTCTTTGTCCTCATACTGTGAGGCAAAGCCTGCTAAGTCACTTCCTGATGCATAGTGGAAAACCATCTTGGCATTTCCGTTTTCCATTGTGCAGGAATCCAGGGTTACCGCTCCCTGACCATGGGTCTCGTTATATCCGGAAACAGCTTCTTCCAGATAGGCTTTCAATTCTTCTGCATGATAATATTCCTGTTCCGCATAGGTTTCCACTGTGGCGGTCTGAAGGGTTCCTTCTTCCGTTACATAAATTCTGCTGCTCTCCGCATTCAAGGTGCCGCCGCCGCTCCTGCCTAAGCAGCCTGTCAGCATTCCGGCGGCTAGAATGGCAGCCAGAAAGGCTTTCTTTTTTTTCATCCATTTCCCTCCTGCATTGAATTCGTTGTTACGCGGATTCGGGTGCTTATTAAACTGAAGTGTTGGTGTGAATTGGTGTGTGTTGATAGAGCAAGACCGTGAACGCAGTGCAGCCTGTGGAGCTGCGGTGCAGCCCGTGGAGCTGCGGTGCAGCCTGTGAAGCTGCGGTGCAGCCTGTGGAGCTGCGGTGCAGCCTGTGGAGCTGCGGTGCAGCCTGTGGAGCTGCGGTGCAGCCTGTGGAGCTGCGGTGCAGCCTGTGGAGCTGCGGTGCAGCCTGTGGAGCTGCGGTGCAGCCTGTGGAGCTGCGGTGCAGCCTGTGGAGCTGCGGTGCAGCCCGTAAGTCCGCAGTGCAGCCCGTGAAGCCGCAGGCTTCACGGGCTCACGGGCGTTCGCCCTATGAATCAGGGCACAAGAAAATTTTCTTATGTGCAAGCACAACGAAAATTTTCTCGTGCCCTGATTCGCACTGCTCATAGCATTCCTGAACATTATACCAAACCCCACCTGTCATTTCAATACTTTCCAGCCAGTCATGGTGTGTAAAATCTCCAGGGAATGAAATTCCCTGTCCACATAGCGCTTTTTATTGATCTCCACACAGCGGACAAATTCCTCCAGTACCGGATCTGTCAAAGTAAAGGTGTATAGGTGCTCTGCCGGTGAGGCGATCACATATTCCCATGCATAGCTTGCCGAATCACTGACAGGGCAGGGAGGGGCCTCTGTATATTCTCCGTTTAACACCATTGCTTTCAGTTCAAAAATCCTTTGTACCAGCTCATTTTTCAGAGCTGGTTTTAAAAGCGCCCGTATGGACTGGTATAGTAGCTTTAAAAGACCTGTTCCGTCCATATTCTCCCTGGCGTAATAATCAGCCAGTTCCAGAAAATAGGATCCATAGCAGGTTCCTTCTACATCCAGGGACAATGCTTCAAAATAATTGGTGATCTCCGTAGACCGAAGAGTATAGGAATCCCTGCCCTCATATAGGGAAAACTGCCCGAAGGCAAAGGGGCGGCTAACCCCCATGAATGGACTCCCCGGTCTTCTGGCCCCTCTGGCAAATGCGGTGATCTTTCCTCTTTCCCTGGTGAGTATCACAAGGCGCTTATCCATTTCTCCAACCGGGGACACTTTTATTACCATCCCCGTCATGGTTTCAACTTCCCTCAATTCCTACCACCACTTTTAAATGTCTTTTTCATTATATCCATAATTCTTCATATACAGCTCGCTGTCACGCCATTCTTTCCGGACCTTGACCCATAGCTGTAAATTTACTTTTGTATCCATCAGAGCTTCTATTTCCCTGCGGGCAGAGCTTCCGATCTTTTTCAGCATGGAACCGCCTTTTCCAATGACGATCCCCTTGTGGGATTCCCGTTCGCAGATAATTTCGGCTTCAATATCCATGATGCCGTTATCCCGCTCCTTCATCTTCTCAATTGTAACCGCGATCCCGTGGGGAATCTCATCATTTAAAAGACGAAGGGCTTTTTCCCTGATAAGCTCTGCTGAAATCTGACGCATGGGCTGGTCTGTTACCGTATCCTCATCGTAATACTGAGGCCCCTTTGGAAGATATTTATAGATGAGTTCTAGCATCAGGTCTGTATTTTTGTCCTTTAGAGCGGAAACTGGCACGATCTCGGCAAACTGGCAGACATCTTTATAAGCGCTTATGAAGGTTAAGATATCCTCCTGGTTTTTCACTGTGTCAATTTTATTAATGACAAGGATCACAGGAGTTTTTACCTGGCTTAACTGCTCTGCAATATGCTGCTCCCCGGCCCCGATGTAGGTAGTCGGTTCTACCAGCCAGAGCACCACATCCACTTCCTTTAAGGTGCGCTCCGCTACGCTTACCATATATTCACCCAGCTTGTTTTTTGCCTTATGAATTCCGGGGGTATCAAGGAAGATGATCTGTCCTCTCTCATCCGTATACACGGTCTGGATCCGGTTTCTGGTTGTCTGGGGCTTATCGGAAGTTATAGCGATCTTCTGGCCGATGAGATGGTTCATCAGGGTGGACTTTCCAACATTGGGACGTCCGATCAGGGTAACAAAGCCTGATTTATAGTTGTTTTCCATATAGGGGTTTCCTTTCCTCTTTCGTGTCCACGTTTTTTGGACATTAAGGTATGCCTGTAAGGCTTTGTATTATGAGTGGAACAGGTTCTTGGTTTCTCCAAACAGATCCTTATCCGCTTCTATTTTTTCTTCATTTCCAATGACGCAGAGACTTCCTGTATTTAAAACGGCGTTTACAAGAGATGCCAGATTGCGGATATCTTCCTGAGTGGCGTTTAATACTTCTTCCCGTTCTTTTTCCATCATTTCCCGGTCAACTCCGGATAAATAGGCGGAAAGGCCGCGGTTTCCTCTGGTAGACGGAGGGTACGGCACATCCATGTCACTGATGGTACCGATGACATACTTTGTCATATCACGGTCCGTTGCCTGAAAGCTCTCTAAATAATCCACGACTCCGTCATAGATCTGATTTGTTTCTCTTACGTTTGGATCCCGGTAGGAGGTAAAGTACCCTTCTCCTGAACGGCCAAATCCGCTCATGCAGCCATAGGCTCCTCCTTTGACTCTTAAATTGATCCACAGGTAATCATAGCTTAAAATGACTTTCAATATTTTAAGAGCACCGGTATATTCCTGGCCGCTGCCCGCAAAGGTTCCGCATCTGGCCACATAATTGACCTGGGAAGCCGTGCTGAAGCCTTCGTTTCTGTTTCCAGGTGAAAAAGTAAAGGGATAGCGGGTTCCTTCTCCTTCAGGCAGTAAGTCTGTGAGCTTTTTAAGAGCCTCGGGAAGTAACTTATATCCTTCTTCATCTGCCGTATAGCTGACCAGCATGTTTTGGGAAGTGAAGAGCTTTTCCATGACCGCTTTTAAGCGGGCAATGATCTCCTTCTTGCGGGTAGGATATTCCTTTTCCAGATTCTCTAAAAATTCATAGTATCCGATTCCGCCGGTTAAATCATTAAATGAAGAGGTGGCGGAATAGTAAGAAGTAGCCCTGGCCACAGCTGCCGAATGGCAGGAACCTTCCAGCTTCATTCTGGCTCTTGACCTGGTTTCACTGATGACTTCGCCTACCCGCTTTTCATCATCTAAAATAGAACGGGTCAGGATCTCGCCAAGAATAGAGAAGCCAAAGTCCAGCTTCTCATAAAGCACTCTGCCACTTGCCATAAAAAAGCCTTTAAATTCTCCGTTATTTTTTAAGTCTGGATAAGAGGATACGCTAAAGCTTACACCGCCGCTGTTTAAATGGATCTCACTGGTTAAGTCCCCATAGGTGAAGTTTTCTGTATTTACATAGCCAAGCAGGGATTTTAAAAATCCAACGTATGGCAGATCCTCGACAGGAACTGCGGAAGTATCGAACAGAACCTTTAAATACCCGATTCCGGAGGTAAGCATCTCATGATGGATCACCTTAACGCCATGAGCTGATTTTTCTTCCCAAATGATTTCCTCTGCTTCCTTGCTTATATCTTCTCTCGTAAGCATGGGAATCATCTCCAGCATCTCCTGGGGAGATGGGGTTTCCTGGTATTCTTTTAAAGCACGGGTCTGTTCTGCCAGTTCCCGAAGCTCTTCTTCTGAAAGGGAGGCTTTGTATGCGGCCAGCTTCTTCGCTTCCTTCTCATCCTCCATTGCCGTTAAGTTCTTTTTGGGGCTTACGGTTAAGATGGCCTCAAAAGGATTGTCCAGAAGGTATTCTCTGATGAGCAGTTCAAAATATCCGTCATCTACCACCTTTTTCAGATAATCAAAGGTATCCTGGTATTCTAAGTGCATCATCGGATCTCCGTCATAGAGCCAGCTGTCCATGCATTGAAGCCCATACATCAGGCCCTTTGGCGCTGAACCGTAATCCGCTTCCCGGTAACGGAATTCGTAATAGTTCATTCCTGCTTTCAGACTCTTCCTGTTGATGCCTTCATCTGCAAGCTTTCTTAAAGTACCTTTTACAACGGCGAGAAATTCTCCTCTCTGCTCCTTGTTTGCATTTTTTGCAATGATGGTAAAATAGGGCTGTAAAATGCCGCTGTCGTACCCGCCTAAAATGTCCTGGCCGATCCCGGCATCAATTAAAGCCTGCTTTAAGGGTGCACCCGGCGCATCCAAAAGGGTGTATTCCAGAATCTGGAATGCAATATAAAGCCTGGGATCTAAGTCTGTTCCCACGGCTGTACTGATGGAAAGATAAGTGGCATTTTCTTCAGACTCTCCTTCGGTAATGGAATAGAACGTCTCTCCCTCTACCGGATTTAAGAATGGTTTTTGTCTAGGAATACTGGAATCGATTGATATTTCGTCGTATTGGCTTAGGTATTCTTTATCAAGCCATACGAGTTTTTCTTCCATGTTCATATCTCCATACAGGTAAATATAACTGTTGGAGGGATGATAATATCTCTTATGAAAGGCTAGAAAATCTTCATAGGTCAGATCCGGAATAAAGGCAGGATCTCCGCCTGATTCCTGACCGTAGCAGTTATCCGGGAAAAGAGTTTTTCTGGTATAGCGGTCCAGAACTTCTTCCGGAGAAGAAAATGCTCCCTTCATTTCGTTATATACTACTCCATTGTAAATCAGAGCAGATTCCGGGCTTTCCAGTTCATAATGCCAGCCTTCTTGCATGAAGATCTTTGGTTCCCTGTAAATATTGGGATGTAGTACGGCATCCAGGTACACGTTCATCAAATTCTGGAAATCCTTTTCATTGCAGCTGGCTACCGGGTATACCGTTTTATCTGGGTAGGTCATTGCATTTAGGAAGGTGTTAAGGGAACCCTTTACCAGTTCGACAAACGGATCTTTCACCGGAAATTTGTCTGATCCGCAGAGCACGCTGTGCTCCAGAATGTGGGCAACACCGGTGCTGTCTGACGGAGGGGTACGGAATCCGATGGAAAATACTTTGTTCTCATCATCACAGGATACGAGGAACAGCCTGGCTCCGCTTTTTTTATGGCGGAGTACACATCCGGATGCATTGATCTCTTTTAATTCCTTTTCTTCTACAACCTCATAGGCTGCAAGGTTTTTAAACTGATTCATTCTGTGTTTTTTTCCTCCTGCATGTTCTTATTATACGTGAGTCCGCAGTGCAGCAAGCGAATCTGGAAGATTCGCTTGCCCACGGGCATTCGCTCTATGAAATAGGCCATGAGAAGATTTATTTATGTGCAAGCACATAAGTTAATCTTCTCATGGCCTATTTCGCACTGCT is a genomic window of Lacrimispora sphenoides containing:
- a CDS encoding insulinase family protein, with the translated sequence MNQFKNLAAYEVVEEKELKEINASGCVLRHKKSGARLFLVSCDDENKVFSIGFRTPPSDSTGVAHILEHSVLCGSDKFPVKDPFVELVKGSLNTFLNAMTYPDKTVYPVASCNEKDFQNLMNVYLDAVLHPNIYREPKIFMQEGWHYELESPESALIYNGVVYNEMKGAFSSPEEVLDRYTRKTLFPDNCYGQESGGDPAFIPDLTYEDFLAFHKRYYHPSNSYIYLYGDMNMEEKLVWLDKEYLSQYDEISIDSSIPRQKPFLNPVEGETFYSITEGESEENATYLSISTAVGTDLDPRLYIAFQILEYTLLDAPGAPLKQALIDAGIGQDILGGYDSGILQPYFTIIAKNANKEQRGEFLAVVKGTLRKLADEGINRKSLKAGMNYYEFRYREADYGSAPKGLMYGLQCMDSWLYDGDPMMHLEYQDTFDYLKKVVDDGYFELLIREYLLDNPFEAILTVSPKKNLTAMEDEKEAKKLAAYKASLSEEELRELAEQTRALKEYQETPSPQEMLEMIPMLTREDISKEAEEIIWEEKSAHGVKVIHHEMLTSGIGYLKVLFDTSAVPVEDLPYVGFLKSLLGYVNTENFTYGDLTSEIHLNSGGVSFSVSSYPDLKNNGEFKGFFMASGRVLYEKLDFGFSILGEILTRSILDDEKRVGEVISETRSRARMKLEGSCHSAAVARATSYYSATSSFNDLTGGIGYYEFLENLEKEYPTRKKEIIARLKAVMEKLFTSQNMLVSYTADEEGYKLLPEALKKLTDLLPEGEGTRYPFTFSPGNRNEGFSTASQVNYVARCGTFAGSGQEYTGALKILKVILSYDYLWINLRVKGGAYGCMSGFGRSGEGYFTSYRDPNVRETNQIYDGVVDYLESFQATDRDMTKYVIGTISDMDVPYPPSTRGNRGLSAYLSGVDREMMEKEREEVLNATQEDIRNLASLVNAVLNTGSLCVIGNEEKIEADKDLFGETKNLFHS
- a CDS encoding glycine--tRNA ligase: MEKTMEKIVGLAKSRGFVYPGSEIYGGLANTWDYGNLGVELKNNVKKAWWQKFIQESPYNVGVDCAILMNSQTWVASGHLGGFSDPLMDCKACKERFRADKLIEDYMAENNITIESSVDAWSQEEMKSYIDEKNICCPSCGKHDFTDIRQFNLMFKTFQGVTEDAKNTVYLRPETAQGIFVNFKNVQRTSRKKIPFGIGQVGKSFRNEITPGNFTFRTREFEQMELEFFCEPDTDLEWFAYWKEFCINWLQTLGIKEDEMRVRDHEKEELSFYSKATSDIEFLFPFGWGELWGIADRTDYDLNQHQNTSGQDMTYFDDEKKERYIPYVVEPSLGADRVTLAFLCAAYDEEEIAEGDVRTVLHFHPAIAPVKIGVLPLSKKLNEGAEKVYEELCKYYNCEFDDRGNIGKRYRRQDEIGTPFCVTYDFDSEEDFAVTVRDRDTMEQVRVPIAELKSYFEDKFRF
- the era gene encoding GTPase Era: MENNYKSGFVTLIGRPNVGKSTLMNHLIGQKIAITSDKPQTTRNRIQTVYTDERGQIIFLDTPGIHKAKNKLGEYMVSVAERTLKEVDVVLWLVEPTTYIGAGEQHIAEQLSQVKTPVILVINKIDTVKNQEDILTFISAYKDVCQFAEIVPVSALKDKNTDLMLELIYKYLPKGPQYYDEDTVTDQPMRQISAELIREKALRLLNDEIPHGIAVTIEKMKERDNGIMDIEAEIICERESHKGIVIGKGGSMLKKIGSSARREIEALMDTKVNLQLWVKVRKEWRDSELYMKNYGYNEKDI
- a CDS encoding ABC transporter permease, producing the protein MSVIYFIFQQTMYFMIPLMIVALGAMFSERSGIINIALEGIMTMGAFTGILFIHFTGGSMNGQLQLIIAVLISMATGMVFSLFHAYASINMKSNQVISGTALNMFAPAFAIFVARVIQGVQQVQFSNTFRISSVPLLGKIPFFGPLLFQNAYITTYIGIAIFLLSTIVLYKTRFGLRLRSCGEHPQAADSAGINVYRMQYAGVMISGALGGLGGLVFVVPTSTNFNADVAGYGFLALAVLIFGQWKPVNIMFASLFFGLMKAIASAYSGIPFLSAMGIPSYFYKMVPYIITLIVLIFTSRNSQAPKAEGIPYDKGQR
- the recO gene encoding DNA repair protein RecO; the encoded protein is MREVETMTGMVIKVSPVGEMDKRLVILTRERGKITAFARGARRPGSPFMGVSRPFAFGQFSLYEGRDSYTLRSTEITNYFEALSLDVEGTCYGSYFLELADYYARENMDGTGLLKLLYQSIRALLKPALKNELVQRIFELKAMVLNGEYTEAPPCPVSDSASYAWEYVIASPAEHLYTFTLTDPVLEEFVRCVEINKKRYVDREFHSLEILHTMTGWKVLK